A window of Chryseobacterium aquaeductus genomic DNA:
ATTAATCGTTTTGAATTTTTCCTCAGAAGCATCATCAATCAATATAATTTCTGCCTCAATAGAATGTTCTTTTATTTCTTTTTTTAAATCATAAACAAGTGCCCGGACATCAAAATTATAAACAGGAATACATATAGAAAGTATCATCAGCTATATTTTATCTATAATTTTCTGCACACTTATTTCTTCCAGACAAGCCCAATCTCCACGATAGCATTCTTTATCGCCAAAAACCGAACATGGTCTGCAGGTAAGATCATTGATCTGAACGACATCGTTTTCACTTTGTCCGAAACCTAAAAACCCTGCAAAAGGATGAGTTGATCCCCAAATCGAAACACAACGAGTTCCTACGATACTCGCAAGATGCATATTTGCAGAATCCATCGAGATCATTACTTCAAGTTGAGCGATTCTGTTTAATTCTTCAGAAAGAGTAAGTTTTCCGGCTAAACTTTTGGTATTGGGAATTTGCATTTCCCAGTTTTCAAGCATTTCTGCTTCTTTTTTTCCGCCACCAAAAAAATAGATGGTATGTTTTTCTGCCAATATCTTTACAAGTTCGAAAGATTTTTCCAGTGGTAACATTTTACCTTTATGCTGAGCAAATGGTGCAAAACCAATTCCAGATTTTTTATCAGAAATTGGTCTTAACTGATGCGAAAGCTCTACCTTGAATCCCATATCGCGAAAAACATCGGCGTACCGTTCTACTGTAGATTTAAGTTGTTTTTTATTTAAATTCCAAACATCTGTAAGTTCTTCTTTCTCTTCTTTTCCTTTATTGATTTTGAAGACTTTCAACCCTTTTCGTACATAAATTTTATCTAAAATCTTTGTGCGTATCACGTCATGCAAATCTGTAATATAATCCGGACGAAATTCTTTCAACAATTCTTTAGACAATCTTCGAAGTCCTAAAAAACCTTTATAATCATCAAGATCAATTCCTTTGAAGATAACGTTCGGAATATCAGCATATAAAGCCTTAAAATTGCTTCGAGAAACCATCACTATTTCAACCTCCGGATTTTGCTCCAGAAATTCCCGAAATACAGGAACTGTCATAGCGACATCTCCAAAAGCAGAAAAACGATATGCTAAAATTCTTATCACGACTAAGATTTCAGTTGATATGCAACCGCATAAAATTTGATCTGTTTGGTCATCGCCATCAAACCGTTGGCTCTTGATGGAGATAAAAATTCCTGCAATCCGATTTCAGAAATAAATTCAAAATCAGAATCCAGAATTTCCTGGGTAGAATGACCGCTGTAAATACTTACCAACAAAGAAACGATTCCTTTTGGCAGAATTCCGTCAGAATCTGCATTGAAAAATAGTTTTCCATCTTTATATTCAGCATCAATCCAGACTTTACTTTGGCAACCTTTGATCAGATTGTCGTCACTTTTCTTTTCCTCGGGAAGACCTTTCAGTTCTTTACCAAGATCTATGATATACTCATATTTCTGCTCCCAGTCTTCAAGAAACGCAAATTCGTCGATTATTTCCTGCTGATTTTCTTTTATGGCCATTTGTATACTTTCTTTTGGCAAAGATAACCAATTTAAAAAAGATAAGTTAAAACAGATTTAATATGATAAAAGCATTTAAATTTTATTTTTAAACGCAAGGTTAGACAATGATTTTTGGAAGTTTTGAAAATAATTTTAAGTTAAACAAAGCC
This region includes:
- a CDS encoding glycosyltransferase family 9 protein; this encodes MRILAYRFSAFGDVAMTVPVFREFLEQNPEVEIVMVSRSNFKALYADIPNVIFKGIDLDDYKGFLGLRRLSKELLKEFRPDYITDLHDVIRTKILDKIYVRKGLKVFKINKGKEEKEELTDVWNLNKKQLKSTVERYADVFRDMGFKVELSHQLRPISDKKSGIGFAPFAQHKGKMLPLEKSFELVKILAEKHTIYFFGGGKKEAEMLENWEMQIPNTKSLAGKLTLSEELNRIAQLEVMISMDSANMHLASIVGTRCVSIWGSTHPFAGFLGFGQSENDVVQINDLTCRPCSVFGDKECYRGDWACLEEISVQKIIDKI
- a CDS encoding SufE family protein; this encodes MAIKENQQEIIDEFAFLEDWEQKYEYIIDLGKELKGLPEEKKSDDNLIKGCQSKVWIDAEYKDGKLFFNADSDGILPKGIVSLLVSIYSGHSTQEILDSDFEFISEIGLQEFLSPSRANGLMAMTKQIKFYAVAYQLKS